The Cytobacillus oceanisediminis genomic interval AATGCTATTGGAGCAGACACTTATTAAAGCTGATGATTATGTAACACTATGGGGAATTATTGTGGTTTGGGCCTCGGCAAGCATCTATCTGGAGCAGCGATACAGCTGGGCAGCAAAAATTTCAGGGGCGATTGTTGCCCTGATTGGCGCCATTATTCTATCCAATACCGGCATTATTCCGACAGCATCGCCTGTATACGATGCAGTCTGGACTTTTATCATTCCGCTTGCGATCCCATTGCTTCTTTTTCATGTGAAGATTAAAAGAATCTGGCAGGAAAGCGGCCGGCTGCTGATTATCTTTCTCATCAGCTCCATTGGGACAGTGGCAGGGGTGATCATCAGCTTCTTCTTGCTGAAAGATCATATACCTGTCCTTGATAAACTGGGCGCGATGCTCAGCGCGTCCTATATTGGCGGCGGAGTAAACTTCGCTGCAATGGCGGCAAAATTCGAGACGCCTGGAGAAATGGTTTCCGCCGCAGTTGTCGCCGATAATTTAATGATGGCGATTTATTTCGTCGTTTTGATGATGGTACCAGCCATTGGTTTTTTCCGGCGCCGGTTTAAAACGCCGCATGTAGACCAGGTGGAAAGCGGTAGTATAGGAGAAGAGGGGAAGACACTTGCGGAAAGCTTTTGGAAGAGAAAGGACATTTCCTTAAAGGATATCGCGTTATCCGTCGGAACAGCCTTTTTGCTGGTGATTGTTTCTTTTAAAATCGCTGAATTCCTGGACGCAGCCATTCCTTCCGGGGACGGCGTTTCTTTCTTTATCAATCTCGTAAATGGGCTGTTTGGAGACAAATATCTGATGCTGACCACTCTGACGTTCCTTGCTCTGGCCATGTTTCCCAAATACTTCGATTCGATTAACGGAAGCCAGGAAATCGGCACATTCCTGATATACCTGTTCTTTGTCGTGATCGGCATTCCGGCATCGATCCCGCTGATTATTGAAAATGCCCCGCTGCTGCTGGTATTTGTGTTCATCATCGTTGTGGTGAATTTGGCCGTATCCTTAACAGCAGGCAAACTATTAAAATATGACCTCGAAGAAATCCTTTTGGCCAGCAATGCCAATGTCGGCGGACCGACCACCGCTGCCG includes:
- a CDS encoding DUF819 domain-containing protein → MEQTLIKADDYVTLWGIIVVWASASIYLEQRYSWAAKISGAIVALIGAIILSNTGIIPTASPVYDAVWTFIIPLAIPLLLFHVKIKRIWQESGRLLIIFLISSIGTVAGVIISFFLLKDHIPVLDKLGAMLSASYIGGGVNFAAMAAKFETPGEMVSAAVVADNLMMAIYFVVLMMVPAIGFFRRRFKTPHVDQVESGSIGEEGKTLAESFWKRKDISLKDIALSVGTAFLLVIVSFKIAEFLDAAIPSGDGVSFFINLVNGLFGDKYLMLTTLTFLALAMFPKYFDSINGSQEIGTFLIYLFFVVIGIPASIPLIIENAPLLLVFVFIIVVVNLAVSLTAGKLLKYDLEEILLASNANVGGPTTAAAMAIAKGWKDLIGPILVVGTLGYIIGNYVGTALGLWFSGFM